From the Sporolituus thermophilus DSM 23256 genome, the window TTGGTGTTATTGGTTTTCTTGGTAGCGTAGCTGTGGCCATTAACGGTAATCAGTCCGGCATTGTTTTCGGTCACAACCTCGCCGTAGGGGTTCATGCAGAAGGTGCGCACGCGGTCGTCAAATGACTTGGTATAATACACCAGTTTGGACTCGTAGACGATGTCGGTGATGTGCTCCATCACGACCGCCGGCAGTTCGACCCGCACCCCGATGTCGACCGGATTGGTGACCAGCGACAGGCCCAGTTTTTGCGCCTGGCCGACAAACCACTCGGCTCCTTCCCGTCCCGGTGCGGCCACCAGGTATTTGCTCTTCACTATTTCGCCGCCGGCAAGTTCGACGCCAACATAATTGCCGTTTTCTACGACGATGGACTCCACCGCCGTGCCGGTGCGGATTTCGCATTTATCGCTCAGGTATTCGCGCATACGGCTGAGGATTTCAAAGTTGTTATCAGTGCCGAGATGGCGGATGCGGGCCGGCACGAAATTAAGGTCGGCCGCCGCCGCCACGCGCTGGATGCGGCGAATTTCCTCCTTGTTCTCATCGCCGTAGACCTTTTCCGGTCCGCCGAATTTTACATATATTTGGTCCACATAGTGGATTAGCTCGGAAACTTTGCTTTTTTCTATATAGGCGTCAAGCATGCCGCCAAATTCGGTCGTCAGGGTCAGCTTGCCGTCGCTGAACGCGCCGGCGCCGCCCCAGCCGCAGAGAATATCGCAGGGCTTGCAATTCACACATGTTTTATACGTCAGGTTTTTGGGGCACCGACGTGAACTGATGTCACGTCCTTTTTCGATAATCAGCACGTCCAGTCCCGAACCGGCCAGCTCCAACCCGGTGAAAATACCGGCTGGACCGGCGCCAATAACGATAACGTCATATTGTTTCATGGTTATCACTCCCCTGGTTAGTTATTCTACCCTGACCCACAAAAATAACTCAAACAGCAGCCACTGTGCTTCTATTTGAGTAGGGGAGATGCTGCACAGTTTTTCCCTTGATAATAATAGCATCTGCCGGCAGGGGTGTCAATAAAAATTTCGAATGATTATTTTCTTTGTCCCAAAAATGTTCGGATATTCATGGCCTCAAAGGTTCTGGCAACTTAAAAATCAATATTAGTCAAGCATGCTCGCATCACTATAAACAATCGCGTTTGCAAAATTTTACCTGTAATGTTGGATTATATGGTATAATCTGGATAATAATACTTTGCGAAAGGGTGGTTGGCGATGTCGACCGAAGAGGGCCATTGCAATCCGGAGACTTTATGGTCTCCCTGGATATGCTGCACCCATGCGCGCAACTGGGAACAAGTTTTTCACTTGAGCCACCGCCGCTTTTATAAGAAGAAAGAGCTAATTATCCAGAGGGGACAACAAATTGACCATCTGTATTATCTAAAAACCGGTCGAGTAAAGACAGTTGCCTGGAATCAAGATGGACAGCAAAAAACCATCTGGTTCATCGAAGGTAGCGGCATTTTTGGGGAAACACCGTTTTTTAATAATAAATCTTGCGATTATTGTTTCCTCGCTGAAACAGATTGCGAAATTTATTTGTTTCCCCGTGATGTCATCTTTCATGAAATTATCCCGCACTACCCCGATTTAGTAGTTTCCCTCCTTACTACTTTAACCCGTAAAGTCCACATCTTATCTACTCAAGTCGAATATTTAACTTTTTGCAAACCAATTATCCGGGTTGCCCGCCTTATTTATCTCCTTTTCCAAAACAATAAAGCTACCGGTAACGAAAAGCCCCCAGCCCTACCGGTCACACAGGAAAGTCTGGCCGATATTTTAGGCCTGCACCGGGTAACGGTTAACAATGTTATCAGACAGCTCAAAAACAAACAAATACTGGAAAACCGCCCCCATTTCATTATTGTCAAAGATGAACAAAAGTTGCATGATTTAATAAAGACTTACCTCTAATACAGGCAAAAGGCTCTGGCCAACAAACCGCCAGAGCCTTTTATTAATTTTACGCCTTTAATCCGGCTGCAGGTGACTGGCGTAATGGTGTACCGTCGGTACGCCAGATGGCAAAGCCGGTATAACCGTAGAAAATGGAGAATAAGGGAACAATCCAGTTTAGAAAGGCATATGGAGCAAAATCATAGGCACTGACGCCTAATACCCCCAGAATGTAAAATGCATGGACGCTCCAAGGAATGAGAGGACAACCAATGGTACCCCCATCCTCGCAAGTACGGGATAAAACACGCAGATGAATCCCCCGGTTTTTAAATACTGGTACAAAGGCCCGCCCGGGAATAATAACCGATACCATCTGGCTGCCGGTACCAAGAAGAATAATATACCCCGCTAACAAGACCGACAAAATCAGTCTCCCAGTGCTCCGGGCCCAAGTAACGATGGCCTGGAGCAAAACTTCCAAAGTGCGGGTTTTTTCCAGGACACCGCCAAAAGCGACCCCAGCCGTGAGCAATACGATTGTTCCCATAACACTGTTAATCCCGCCCCGGCTGAGCAGAACATCAACCTGCTTAACACCCGTTTTCGACGCATACCCCGACATCAGCGACTGCGTTATCTCTTTTAGCCCACACCCCTGTAGGAGCCATGCCTCCAGCGCGCCTACGGCAACGCATAAAATAAGCAGTGGCAGGGCAGGCATTTTGCGGTAGGCAAATATGATCATGAGGACTGGCGGCAGCAGCGTCCATAAGGATAAATTAAACTTACTGCTAAGCGCTTGCAAAATTACCGGAATAGCCCCGGTGGTAGTCGCAGCGCTATGCTGTATCCCCAAAAGCAGATAAAGCAGGGCCGACACCACCGCCGCCGGGATGGTCGTCCACATCATTGAAGCGATATGCGGAAATAGTTCAACTTCACAGACCGAAGCGGTAATGTTGGTAGAATCGGATACCGGCGACATCTTATCACCAAAATAAGCTCCTGACACAATGGCTCCGACTACCATTGGCAGTGGATATCCCAATGCTTGACCTACCCCAAGTAAGGCTACCCCTACTGTGCCCATGGTACCAAA encodes:
- a CDS encoding Crp/Fnr family transcriptional regulator, encoding MSTEEGHCNPETLWSPWICCTHARNWEQVFHLSHRRFYKKKELIIQRGQQIDHLYYLKTGRVKTVAWNQDGQQKTIWFIEGSGIFGETPFFNNKSCDYCFLAETDCEIYLFPRDVIFHEIIPHYPDLVVSLLTTLTRKVHILSTQVEYLTFCKPIIRVARLIYLLFQNNKATGNEKPPALPVTQESLADILGLHRVTVNNVIRQLKNKQILENRPHFIIVKDEQKLHDLIKTYL
- the nhaC gene encoding Na+/H+ antiporter NhaC, whose protein sequence is MEETGKKPSILMALAVFFVPVSIILYGTAVLKIGAILPLIIATVVACLFGKFFGYSWDELQTGMMESISRVMIAILILIVVGMLIGVWILSGTIPTIIYWGLQLIAPTSFLMTAFLICVIASTATGTSFGTMGTVGVALLGVGQALGYPLPMVVGAIVSGAYFGDKMSPVSDSTNITASVCEVELFPHIASMMWTTIPAAVVSALLYLLLGIQHSAATTTGAIPVILQALSSKFNLSLWTLLPPVLMIIFAYRKMPALPLLILCVAVGALEAWLLQGCGLKEITQSLMSGYASKTGVKQVDVLLSRGGINSVMGTIVLLTAGVAFGGVLEKTRTLEVLLQAIVTWARSTGRLILSVLLAGYIILLGTGSQMVSVIIPGRAFVPVFKNRGIHLRVLSRTCEDGGTIGCPLIPWSVHAFYILGVLGVSAYDFAPYAFLNWIVPLFSIFYGYTGFAIWRTDGTPLRQSPAAGLKA
- a CDS encoding NAD(P)/FAD-dependent oxidoreductase; translation: MKQYDVIVIGAGPAGIFTGLELAGSGLDVLIIEKGRDISSRRCPKNLTYKTCVNCKPCDILCGWGGAGAFSDGKLTLTTEFGGMLDAYIEKSKVSELIHYVDQIYVKFGGPEKVYGDENKEEIRRIQRVAAAADLNFVPARIRHLGTDNNFEILSRMREYLSDKCEIRTGTAVESIVVENGNYVGVELAGGEIVKSKYLVAAPGREGAEWFVGQAQKLGLSLVTNPVDIGVRVELPAVVMEHITDIVYESKLVYYTKSFDDRVRTFCMNPYGEVVTENNAGLITVNGHSYATKKTNNTNFALLVSKSFTEPFKEPIAYGKSIARLANMLGGGVIVQRLGDLLDGRRSTPERISRGLVEPTLKDATPGDLSLVLPYRHLVAITEMLEALDKVAPGVNSRHTLLYGVEVKFYSSRLSLNNVLESQIPNFFAIGDGAGVTRGLAQASAAGVVVAREIMAREGKKQA